A stretch of the Perca fluviatilis chromosome 17, GENO_Pfluv_1.0, whole genome shotgun sequence genome encodes the following:
- the ndufa8 gene encoding NADH dehydrogenase [ubiquinone] 1 alpha subcomplex subunit 8, whose translation MPTKLDAPSLQELNVDEINVSSAVLKAAAHHYGSQCDKPNKEFMLCRWEEKDPRKCLEEGRKVNECALNFFRQIKGNCAESFTEYWTCLDYSNLSELRHCRQKQQAFDSCVLDKLGWQRPELGDLSKVRLGKN comes from the exons ATGCCCACAAAACTGGATGCTCCCTCGCTGCAGGAGCTGAACGTGGATGAG ATCAATGTGTCCTCTGCCGTGCTGAAGGCTGCTGCCCACCATTATGGCTCCCAGTGTGACAAACCCAACAAGGAGTTCATGCTCTGTCGCTGGGAGGAGAAGGACCCCAGAAAGTGTCTAGAAGAAGGGAGGAAAGTCAACGAATGTGCACTCAACTTCTTCAG ACAAATCAAGGGAAACTGTGCCGAGTCCTTCACGGAGTACTGGACCTGTCTGGATTATTCCAACTTGTCGGAACTGCGCCACTGCCGTCAGAAGCAGCAAGCCTTCGACAGCTGCGTCCTTGATAAGCTGGGGTGGCAGAGACCCGAGCTGGGAGACCTGTCCAAGGTGAGACTTGGGAAGAATTGA